The genomic interval CAGTGAGCATCCCATTCCGCAAGCTCGCACAGAATGCGCGAGACTGCCTCGTCTCGCAGGGCCTCGGTTGCCGGATCGCTTTCAACGACATGCCGCCTATATTCGCGACAAAGCAGGTCTTTCGCCTCGCGGACCTTGACCGGGCAATCGAGCCCAAGGATTTCACGGGCCGCACTTTCCGCGAGCGAGGCCACCGAACGGGCGGGCGCGCTGTTCGAAGTGGGAACCAGGGCGAATATTTCGGCATTGCAGATATCCCGCCGTCGTTCGCGGATCATATAGGCAAGCGCTTCATCGATTGCGCCATCCGGCGTAGTCGACGGACCCAAGAGCGCTTTCATCGCCAAACCCAGTCGGCGCTCGACGCACTGGCCCGACTCTGCGGTCACCGGATGCGCTGCGATGATTGCCAGCAAGACCCGCTCCAGCACCGTTTCGGTTCCCGCTATCATCGCGTCAGTCCGCAGCATCGACCAGCTCCAATATCCGTTGTGCGACCTGTTCCACCGGCCCGCGCAAGCGCTCGGCATTGACGACGATGTAACCGCCCGTCACGTCGCCCGTGGCGCGATGGTTTAGCAGTCGCTTGAGCGCGTAATAGGGAACGTCTAGGCTCTCCGCGATGGTGATGAAGGTGCGGCGAAGGTCGTGCAGCGTGAAGCTGACCCCGGCACCGGCGCTAACGCGCTGAAGAAACTTCTTCGTCTCGATAAGATGCCCGTCCTTGCCCGGCCCCGGAAACACGAAGGGCGAGCCATTTGACCGTTTGCGGCGTTCTGAGAGGAGGTCGAACAGGAAGGTGGAGAGCGGCAGAGTCAGCGGGTCGCCGTTCTTCGTCTTGGGCAGATGCAGGGTCTTCGCAACAAGGTCCACATTCTCCCAGCGCAGCGCCATCAGCTCACCCCGGCGCATTCCGGTAAAGAGCGCCGTCAACAGGAAGTCGCGGGAATGTTCCGGCTCCGCGTGGACCGCCTTCCACCAGTTCGGCAAATCCTGCGCCGAAACGAGCGTCTGCCGACGCTGCTCGCGATGCCATGCCCGCGCCTGCGTCAATATCTGTGCGGGGTTGGGCGGAAGCTCGTCATGCGTCGCAGCGGCGAAATTATAGACCGACCGGAAATGCCGGAACACGTTGTTCGCGGTCGTCTTGCCCACTTCCGCCGAAAGCTCCTGATGGCGCTTCAACACCATCTGCCGGGTAATCTCGTTGATCGGCTTCCTGCGCCAGGATTTCAGATAGAGCCGCGCCGAGCGGGTGTAGTTGTCGACCGTATGTCTGGAAAGGTGGGGCCGCGCGGCAAAGAAACTGTCGAACGCATCGGCCAGCGTGAGCTTGGTTACGACTTCCCGTTTCTTTTCCTTGTTGGGGTTCCGCCCCTCGGCCATCTCGCCCAAAAGCGCCAGCGCCTTCTTGCGGGCAATCTCCGGCGCGAACAGATCGGCGCGGCCGATCGTGACGCGGCAGGTCCGTCGCTGCACCTGCTTCTCGGCAAAGTACACCTTGGATTTGGTCCCGACCCGCAACCCGAAGCCGGGGAGCAGGGTATCGCGGTAAAAAACCTGACCACTTTGGGGGAAGGGAATGGCATCAACAGCGTGACGCGTAAGACGTAGGTTTGGCATTTGAGACCTCCTTTCGGCCTCAACGCAACCTAACCCACTAATCTATAATTGCTAGTGATATCAGAGACTTATGACACACAAAGAAGCTTTGTCATAGAACCGGAAACGCGATCCAACGCCCGCGCACGCGCGATCGGACGAAAATCGGAATCGCCAGTGTCAGGGTGGCCATCGCCATGGAACAAACATCACATGTAACAGCGATTCAAATAATACACGGTTTCCAATGCGGTGAGGCTCACCCAAGCACCGCGCAGATCCCGGCATCTTACGCTACGCCACCCTCCCCAAGAACTTCTTCGACAATTTCATTGTCGTCTAGGAAGTCCACCGACACAGCGCCTTCAGCTGGATCATGCCCAGCAAGGCGCACCTCCTCAATCACCTGTTGCATCGTAGTGACAATCTTGCGCGGGGTGATCTCCGTAAGTTGCGAAGCAATTGTCTCTATTGCTGCTTCTTCGAACGGGAAAAACTCCCCTTCACCCTCTGGATCGACGCGATTGCTGTTCAGAATCTCTCGCACAAATGCCACGGCATCATCCTTGTCGAGCACAACCAATTCGATCTGCCGATGAATACGGCTCAGGATGTAATCGAAGAACAGCACGGCTAGCTGCGAAATCTCCGCTGAAAGCGCAATGACCATACAGAAACAATTCGGGCAGTTGTCGTAGATGTGGCGCAGAATGTCGTTAACCTCACGTGCCTCCTTGACACTGGCGCGCTCCAGATCGTCCAGCTCATCAATGAAGAGGTACGCGCCTTTCTTGAAGCGCCTCTTGCTCGTTTCTGAGATGTCCATTTCGTGGACAAAAAGGTTCACCAACCGGGTGAAGATCATCATCGCTTGGTAATCAGTGAGCGTCTTGGGCGCGATCAATTTCAGGAAGTCGTCTTCCTTCTGGCAATGGTAGATTTCCTTGGCGAAATTATTCAATTCAACCGGAGGGATCAGTAGCTCGATAATCTTTTCGGCGGGGACATCATGTGTGTGACCGTGGGCGGTGCGGCAAAGCGAAATGCATTCGGTCAGGAAGTTATGGTACGCTTGTACGTTAGCCATAAGATCGGACTTGGCTATAATGTCATCGAGAAATGCTCCGGCAAAGGTCAGCTTGCCCTTGTCCTTGCGCAAGGTCGGAATGAAATAGCACACTGCGTCAAAGGTCTTTTTCTCTTCGTGTAAGATACGGTTCTGCGCCCAAAGCAGAGAATGGGATTTACCAGTACCGTAGTTGCCATAGAGCATGATGAAGTTGGCATTGCCGACCTGATCTGCCAGGGATCGACGAAGATACTTATCGAGTTGCTTCTTCTGTTTTTCATAGCCGACCCAGATGCTTGCGCGCGGATCGGCGGCAAAGTTTGGATTTGACCGGAACGGATTATCTCTCAGATTAGCTTTTTCATAATAGTCTCCAGGCTGCATCACCATTTCCCGTTCTCCAGTTTTTGCCATTGCCCGCGCGCTAGGTACCGGCGCACCTCAGATAGCTCATAGCCGTGCATCATCAATTCTGCGATATATTCTTCCACATAGCCGATCTCATTTTCCGGCACCGAGTAGCAGAGTTCTTCGTTCCGCTGACGTTCACCGAGCGCCATGCCCATGCCCGTAAGATTAGAAGAGCCGACAAGAATCAGCGACGAATAGCGATCACCCTCGCGCAGGCCTGTTTCGTAGCGGCGGTTCTCATCGAAAACGAAGCAATAGAGCTTCGAGTGCAGGCGCGGATATACAAATATACCGACATTCCGTTCGGCCAACTTTTCCATCCACTCGATTTTCTTGTCTTTCGGTGGCGCCGTTATCAGCGCCACGCTTGCCCCGTCTTCGACCTGATCTAGCAAGAGTTTCCCAAATGGCTTAGTGGGCGCAAACAAGTCTCCGTTAACGAACGGAGCAACCAGCCAGATATCTTTGTGGGGAAGATTGCGGCGCGAGAATATCTCGCGGTAGATTTGAGGATGTGGGACGTTGCGTTTGAAGCGATTGACGGGCGGTGGAGCTGCAACCTGTTTCTCACGTTCTGGCATGCCAGCCAGTGCCGCTGCCACCTCAGGCCCACCGTCATCCACGGCCACCGCCGCTTCAATAGCTCCAGCGGCAGGTCCGGTCAGATTGTCTTCGACGCTGTGCTCTCCCGCACGAAACAGATAGATGTTCTCACCCATGCGAATGAAGATGACACGGTAAGCCGTGCGCTTGCGGCTTACATAGCGTATCCAAGCATCATCAATCCCTTTATACGGGTGATCGTCAGCATCAGGCCTGAAACTACCGTCGGGGCGTATGGTCTTCTGCAGTACCCGACGCGCAAAATGCGCGTCGTTATGCTCTTGTAGGTCAGAAATGAAATCGGGAAGCAGAAATACTGGCATACTTATCTCTTGATACTCAATGCACCGCCGGTATGTCGCGATGGCCGTAGGGCTAACCGGCGCTGCTCACCTTTCTGCTCAGCCAAGATAGCAGAAGGGAGGTCGAGCACAGGCTTACGACGCGCGCAGCCCATAGCAATGGCAGACGGATAGGCAATCGTGATCGGCAATTCGCGCCGCAACATGGCTTTTCGCACATGAAGGCTGCGAAAGACCTCAATCATCTCTCCGATAACCTCCACAGCAGCATCCACATCGTTCTTCGCATTCGGTTTGACATGAAGACCGGCATAGGCTTCGGCGAAGTCCACGAGACATGTCCAAAGGTTCTTTGTGTCATCCCCAAATAAGTCGGGCCTAAAGCCAGATCTCACCAGCTCATAGTCCATAGGCCAGAAGGTGAAATAGTCTGTCGTATCGATGTATCCGCGCTGCCGGAGACCATCTAGGAAGTCATGGCCGCGCTGTGTGAGCCCCTTTTTCTCATCCCAAAGTCCAAGCGAGATGGCCCAGTCACGGCGTCTTGGAGGGACTTTGCGGAAATAGTCATCCGAGAATTCGATCTCATCGTCTTCATCCATACCCAACCGTGCCGCTCGCTCAGATTGCAGCGGCTCAGTTCGCCGCAAAGAAGCTACCGACTGACCGCCTCCCGCGCTTCCTTTGTTCTTTTCCTGGCGTTCAATCGTGATGACGCGATTGATAAGCTGCGCGGTCGCTTTACCCTTCAAGTACTCAACAGCTTCGCCGCGCTTGTTCCGCATCATCGCTCTGAGCGTGTCCTTGATGGCCTGCTCCTCGAACCCTGCCAGCAGCAGGTTCACGAATATTTCGCCGTCATTGACTAGGATTGCCCAAAGAAAGAGAAAATCGCGCGCAGCTTGATTTTCTTCCTCCTCACCCAAGAGCTCAGACGCTATCGCGATGGCATCGAGGTTTTCCAAGGCGATCACATCGCCGGAGGTGCGGTGGATTAAGCGCAGCGAGTTAAAAAAGTCGCCAATGTGCTTCTCGGCACTCTTGTCGCGTCCCCAGTTACCTTCGTCCTTGCTGCCGGTTACCAGTTCATGCCAACTCGCAGCTGTGATGTCACGATCTTTCAGGTATCTTGAGGCCAAGTCCCCCACTCGTTCGGCGGTGTATTCCAGACCCACCGAGTAGCCGATCTTCCGCATAAAAATAGCATAGGGATCAGAATGGGCTGTAGCCACCATGTGCGCTCACTCTCGGACGGATTTGGACAAGAACGGTTCGACTACTGGCTTGATCTCCTAGAAAGCACTGACCGGCATCAAGAACACGCATCATGTCGCCGAAATCGGTCAGATTGGTACCCGCGAATTTCATCGTCCTAACCGACTTCGTCGGTATACGATCTACAGCTGCGTTGATATCGCTTTGAAAGCTCAGCCTGTGGCTGAACGTGACATTGACTTGGCTAAGTATGCGATCATCAAGAGCTGAGGGTTGCTGAGTAGCCAGAACTAGCGACAGACCAGCATCGCGGCCACGCTTTACGTACTCCACAAGCGCACTGCGCGCCGGTGAAATTTGATCCCTTGGGGCAACTACATGGGCCTCATCGATGACCAGCCACACCCGATCCGGCGTACCGTCGCCCTCATAAGACTGCTCAAAAAAGCTCGCCGTTTTCTTCTTGTTGTGATGTCGCCCAAGGATATCAAAGAGATTTCGGGCGATCACAGCCGTGATGAGCGATTTGTCCTCATTGCGTAGCTCACGGAGCGAGAGGATGTTGCAAC from Martelella mediterranea DSM 17316 carries:
- a CDS encoding tyrosine-type recombinase/integrase translates to MAEGRNPNKEKKREVVTKLTLADAFDSFFAARPHLSRHTVDNYTRSARLYLKSWRRKPINEITRQMVLKRHQELSAEVGKTTANNVFRHFRSVYNFAAATHDELPPNPAQILTQARAWHREQRRQTLVSAQDLPNWWKAVHAEPEHSRDFLLTALFTGMRRGELMALRWENVDLVAKTLHLPKTKNGDPLTLPLSTFLFDLLSERRKRSNGSPFVFPGPGKDGHLIETKKFLQRVSAGAGVSFTLHDLRRTFITIAESLDVPYYALKRLLNHRATGDVTGGYIVVNAERLRGPVEQVAQRILELVDAAD